The Elgaria multicarinata webbii isolate HBS135686 ecotype San Diego chromosome 4, rElgMul1.1.pri, whole genome shotgun sequence genome contains a region encoding:
- the BMP2 gene encoding bone morphogenetic protein 2 isoform X1: MTMVARTCSLLALLLYHILLGGSASLIPEVGDGRRFSGDLGQVAPLKLSEGILHEFELRLLNMFGLQRRPTPSKNAIVPPYMLELYHLHTSQKPMAMDYKLERATSRANTVRSFHHEEALEELPQRSGKTTRRFFFDLASIPDGEFITSAELQVFREHIQDAFESNGSYYHRINIYEIIKPEREASKDPVTRLLDTRLVHRNASKWETFDVTPAIMRWIAHGQPNHGFVVEVVHLDKESSVSKRHVRISRSLHQDDASWSQIRPLLVTFGHDGKGHPLHKREKRQTKQKPRKRHKFNCKRHPLYVDFNDVGWNDWIVAPPGYGAFYCHGDCPFPLADHLNSTNHAIVQTLVNSVNSKIPKACCVPTELSAISMLYLDENEKVVLKNYQDMVVEGCGCR, encoded by the exons ATGACCATGGTTGCCAGGACCTGTTCTCTACTAGCGCTGCTGCTTTATCACATATTGCTGGGTGGATCGGCCAGCCTCATCCCAGAGGTGGGCGACGGGCGACGATTCAGTGGCGATTTGGGCCAGGTTGCTCCACTGAAGCTCTCGGAAGGGATTCTGCACGAATTTGAGCTGCGCCTGCTCAATATGTTTGGGCTTCAGCGACGGCCCACTCCAAGCAAGAACGCCATTGTCCCCCCCTATATGTTGGAACTCTACCATCTGCACACAAGTCAGAAGCCAATGGCCATGGACTATAAATTGGAGAGGGCGACCAGCAGGGCCAATACCGTCAGGAGCTTTCACCATGAAG AAGCACTGGAAGAGCTTCCACAAAGAAGTGGGAAAACAACCCGGCGTTTCTTCTTTGACTTAGCGTCAATCCCTGATGGGGAGTTTATCACTTCAGCTGAGCTTCAGGTTTTTCGGGAGCACATCCAAGATGCCTTTGAAAGCAATGGCAGCTATTACCACCGTATTAATATTTATGAAATCATAAAGCCGGAGAGAGAGGCCTCCAAGGACCCTGTCACAAGACTCCTGGACACCCGCTTGGTGCATCGTAATGCTAGCAAATGGGAAACGTTTGATGTAACGCCAGCTATAATGAGGTGGATTGCACATGGACAACCCAACCACGGTTTTGTAGTAGAAGTGGTGCACTTGGACAAAGAGAGCAGTGTGTCCAAGAGACACGTCAGAATCAGCAGGTCGTTGCATCAGGATGATGCCAGTTGGTCTCAGATCAGGCCGTTACTAGTAACTTTTGGGCATGACGGAAAGGGACATCCTCTCCATAAGAGAGAGAAACGTCAGACAAAGCAGAAACCACGCAAGCGCCATAAATTCAATTGTAAAAGACACCCTTTATATGTGGACTTCAACGACGTAGGGTGGAATGACTGGATAGTGGCCCCGCCGGGTTATGGTGCCTTCTATTGCCATGGAGACTGCCCTTTTCCATTGGCAGATCACCTGAACTCCACAAATCATGCCATTGTTCAGACTCTAGTCAATTCCGTGAATTCCAAAATCCCCAAAGCTTGCTGCGTGCCGACAGAACTGAGCGCAATCTCCATGCTCTACCTTGATGAAAATGAAAAGGTTGTACTAAAGAACTATCAAGATATGGTTGTGGAGGGCTGCGGTTGCCGCTGA
- the BMP2 gene encoding bone morphogenetic protein 2 isoform X2 has translation MTMVARTCSLLALLLYHILLGGSASLIPEVGDGRRFSGDLGQVAPLKLSEGILHEFELRLLNMFGLQRRPTPSKNAIVPPYMLELYHLHTSQKPMAMDYKLERATSRANTVRSFHHEALEELPQRSGKTTRRFFFDLASIPDGEFITSAELQVFREHIQDAFESNGSYYHRINIYEIIKPEREASKDPVTRLLDTRLVHRNASKWETFDVTPAIMRWIAHGQPNHGFVVEVVHLDKESSVSKRHVRISRSLHQDDASWSQIRPLLVTFGHDGKGHPLHKREKRQTKQKPRKRHKFNCKRHPLYVDFNDVGWNDWIVAPPGYGAFYCHGDCPFPLADHLNSTNHAIVQTLVNSVNSKIPKACCVPTELSAISMLYLDENEKVVLKNYQDMVVEGCGCR, from the exons ATGACCATGGTTGCCAGGACCTGTTCTCTACTAGCGCTGCTGCTTTATCACATATTGCTGGGTGGATCGGCCAGCCTCATCCCAGAGGTGGGCGACGGGCGACGATTCAGTGGCGATTTGGGCCAGGTTGCTCCACTGAAGCTCTCGGAAGGGATTCTGCACGAATTTGAGCTGCGCCTGCTCAATATGTTTGGGCTTCAGCGACGGCCCACTCCAAGCAAGAACGCCATTGTCCCCCCCTATATGTTGGAACTCTACCATCTGCACACAAGTCAGAAGCCAATGGCCATGGACTATAAATTGGAGAGGGCGACCAGCAGGGCCAATACCGTCAGGAGCTTTCACCATGAAG CACTGGAAGAGCTTCCACAAAGAAGTGGGAAAACAACCCGGCGTTTCTTCTTTGACTTAGCGTCAATCCCTGATGGGGAGTTTATCACTTCAGCTGAGCTTCAGGTTTTTCGGGAGCACATCCAAGATGCCTTTGAAAGCAATGGCAGCTATTACCACCGTATTAATATTTATGAAATCATAAAGCCGGAGAGAGAGGCCTCCAAGGACCCTGTCACAAGACTCCTGGACACCCGCTTGGTGCATCGTAATGCTAGCAAATGGGAAACGTTTGATGTAACGCCAGCTATAATGAGGTGGATTGCACATGGACAACCCAACCACGGTTTTGTAGTAGAAGTGGTGCACTTGGACAAAGAGAGCAGTGTGTCCAAGAGACACGTCAGAATCAGCAGGTCGTTGCATCAGGATGATGCCAGTTGGTCTCAGATCAGGCCGTTACTAGTAACTTTTGGGCATGACGGAAAGGGACATCCTCTCCATAAGAGAGAGAAACGTCAGACAAAGCAGAAACCACGCAAGCGCCATAAATTCAATTGTAAAAGACACCCTTTATATGTGGACTTCAACGACGTAGGGTGGAATGACTGGATAGTGGCCCCGCCGGGTTATGGTGCCTTCTATTGCCATGGAGACTGCCCTTTTCCATTGGCAGATCACCTGAACTCCACAAATCATGCCATTGTTCAGACTCTAGTCAATTCCGTGAATTCCAAAATCCCCAAAGCTTGCTGCGTGCCGACAGAACTGAGCGCAATCTCCATGCTCTACCTTGATGAAAATGAAAAGGTTGTACTAAAGAACTATCAAGATATGGTTGTGGAGGGCTGCGGTTGCCGCTGA